The Nitrospira sp. genome contains a region encoding:
- a CDS encoding response regulator transcription factor, giving the protein MEQKQVIDNGRTVSPQPVHVLVVDDHRLLRQELRNILSFYREFTVVGEAEDGTQACELAQQLQPDVILMDVHMPNMNGIEATRRIKANLPDVIIIGLSVNTSVAVADEMDAAGASAYLSKETAPEDLYRTIRAALTT; this is encoded by the coding sequence ATGGAACAGAAACAAGTCATAGACAATGGCAGGACGGTCTCACCACAACCCGTTCACGTCCTCGTGGTCGATGACCATCGTCTTCTCCGCCAAGAATTGCGGAACATTCTCAGCTTCTATCGTGAGTTCACGGTCGTCGGTGAAGCGGAAGATGGTACGCAGGCCTGCGAGCTTGCGCAACAGTTGCAGCCCGATGTCATCCTGATGGATGTTCACATGCCCAACATGAATGGGATCGAGGCGACACGCCGCATCAAAGCGAACCTTCCAGACGTCATTATTATAGGGCTCTCGGTCAATACGAGCGTCGCAGTTGCCGATGAAATGGATGCCGCGGGCGCTTCAGCGTACCTGAGCAAAGAAACTGCGCCGGAAGACTTATACCGGACTATCCGTGCGGCGCTCACCACATGA
- a CDS encoding prolipoprotein diacylglyceryl transferase, with amino-acid sequence MPYPDIDPVIVALGPIQLRWYGLMYLIGLTAAYFLIQLKVARKELPIRKDQIYDMVVYAAFGVFLGGRIGYTLFYNFSYYIQNPLKLLAVWEGGMSFHGGLLGTIIALVWFSKRQGIPTYIAADLAASVTPIGLGFGRLGNFINGELYGRSTDVSWCMVFPTGGPACRHPSQLYEATLEGLVLFTALWWIDRRPTPPGTIFWSFITGYGLSRLIVELFREPDQHLGFILGPITMGQILSLPMVLIGAVMLVLGYQKARQQAAHS; translated from the coding sequence ATCCCCTACCCCGATATCGATCCGGTCATTGTAGCGCTCGGCCCCATTCAGCTGCGCTGGTACGGGCTCATGTACTTGATCGGCCTCACCGCGGCGTACTTTCTCATTCAACTCAAGGTGGCACGCAAAGAGCTGCCTATCCGGAAGGACCAGATCTACGACATGGTGGTCTATGCAGCCTTCGGGGTTTTTCTCGGCGGACGAATCGGCTATACACTCTTCTATAATTTTTCGTATTACATTCAGAACCCTCTGAAACTTCTTGCCGTCTGGGAAGGAGGGATGTCCTTCCATGGCGGGCTCCTCGGCACCATCATCGCGCTGGTCTGGTTCAGCAAGCGGCAGGGTATCCCAACCTATATCGCCGCAGATCTGGCCGCATCCGTCACGCCGATCGGTCTGGGGTTCGGCAGGTTGGGGAACTTTATCAACGGCGAACTGTACGGTCGATCAACCGACGTCAGCTGGTGCATGGTCTTCCCGACCGGAGGCCCTGCCTGTCGCCACCCTTCGCAATTGTATGAGGCCACGCTGGAAGGCCTCGTGTTGTTCACAGCCTTGTGGTGGATCGATCGACGCCCGACCCCGCCTGGGACGATATTCTGGAGCTTCATCACCGGCTACGGCCTCAGCCGACTGATCGTCGAACTGTTCCGTGAACCGGATCAACACTTGGGCTTTATCTTGGGACCGATCACCATGGGTCAGATTCTCTCCCTGCCCATGGTCTTGATTGGAGCAGTCATGCTCGTCTTGGGCTACCAAAAAGCGCGGCAGCAGGCCGCCCACTCTTAA
- a CDS encoding YtxH domain-containing protein, translating to MSEQGNQVAKAAALIAGGAVIGAGLGLLFAPQTGADTRRSISRYARKAQVQTTRWGRAVKSGVEEALDRKHATEKSCEEERPQLTAVMN from the coding sequence ATGTCGGAGCAAGGAAATCAGGTCGCCAAGGCAGCAGCACTCATTGCCGGTGGGGCGGTCATCGGAGCGGGTCTCGGGCTTCTCTTTGCTCCACAGACCGGTGCGGACACTCGTCGAAGCATCAGCCGCTATGCGCGTAAGGCGCAGGTGCAGACCACGCGCTGGGGCCGGGCGGTCAAGTCGGGCGTCGAGGAGGCGCTGGATCGAAAACACGCGACAGAGAAGAGCTGTGAAGAAGAGCGGCCGCAACTCACCGCGGTCATGAACTAG
- a CDS encoding uracil-DNA glycosylase, with product MPHPFDPGYGQEPFKSLCEDYPDETVYPSSNFRLEWGPIFHRGRLDGSARILVIGQDPAQHETIIRRNLVGEAGRRVQGFLAKLGITRSYVFINTYLYSVYGSVKAKTRKNPTLIEYRNRWINALLVGSQVKAVLALGQAADEAWQFWKATPAAQSVHVTYAAVSHPTQPESSSKGNKTKLAAATKKMLHNWNAALQILSPSVQDMDVTTPLVLYGESWADGDRVGIPAYDIPAGLPAWMHEQDGWAKRSGADDLAKRRNITITVPKGIVV from the coding sequence ATGCCACATCCATTCGATCCCGGCTATGGGCAGGAACCCTTCAAGAGTTTGTGCGAAGACTATCCGGACGAGACGGTGTATCCATCGAGCAATTTCCGTCTTGAGTGGGGACCTATCTTTCACCGTGGGCGGCTCGACGGTTCCGCCAGAATTCTCGTGATTGGACAGGATCCCGCGCAGCACGAGACGATCATCCGCCGGAATCTGGTGGGCGAAGCGGGACGACGCGTCCAGGGTTTTCTGGCGAAACTCGGCATCACCCGCAGCTATGTCTTCATCAACACCTATCTGTACAGCGTCTATGGGAGCGTCAAGGCCAAGACCCGCAAGAACCCGACCCTGATCGAGTATCGCAATCGGTGGATCAACGCCTTGCTCGTCGGCAGTCAAGTTAAAGCCGTGCTCGCCCTCGGGCAGGCCGCGGATGAAGCCTGGCAATTCTGGAAAGCAACCCCGGCGGCGCAGTCGGTCCATGTCACTTATGCGGCGGTGTCGCATCCGACACAGCCGGAAAGCTCGTCGAAGGGGAACAAGACCAAGCTCGCGGCTGCCACCAAGAAGATGCTGCACAATTGGAACGCGGCCCTCCAGATTCTCTCGCCAAGCGTACAAGATATGGATGTCACTACCCCGCTGGTATTGTACGGCGAGAGCTGGGCCGACGGCGACCGTGTGGGGATCCCTGCGTATGACATACCGGCGGGCCTCCCCGCCTGGATGCACGAGCAAGATGGCTGGGCCAAGCGTTCCGGAGCCGATGATCTCGCCAAGCGACGCAACATTACGATTACCGTGCCCAAGGGGATCGTGGTATGA
- a CDS encoding RNA-binding protein — protein sequence MGSKLYVGGLPYSATEQQINDLFGAHGSVASVRIIADKFTGQSRGFGFVEMSSDAEAKAAITALHGSEMGGRTLTVNEAKPMEQRSGGGGGGFGGRGGSGKRDRW from the coding sequence ATGGGTTCAAAATTGTATGTCGGTGGGTTGCCTTATTCGGCGACTGAGCAGCAAATCAATGATCTGTTTGGGGCGCATGGCTCAGTGGCCTCTGTGAGGATCATCGCAGACAAGTTCACCGGCCAATCCCGTGGATTCGGCTTCGTGGAAATGTCATCGGATGCTGAGGCGAAAGCCGCGATCACAGCGCTCCATGGATCTGAGATGGGTGGCCGCACGTTAACGGTCAATGAAGCGAAACCGATGGAGCAGCGTTCCGGTGGTGGTGGTGGTGGATTCGGTGGCCGTGGTGGCAGTGGAAAGCGCGATCGCTGGTAA
- a CDS encoding DUF3365 domain-containing protein, with protein MIVLSKACLSLGLVFALMWSQSVWAQASQSDIEQTAELLATFLNAGRVVIERNQSLINDPQQADKGFTPEVFEQLVLEEFVQQTRLDLKHPSPSLPSPTKDLLTLLLLASKEAVADAQLVINQRGIGYKNFIPASFGSQAARKFSKRSKVTIKQTTLNPRNLKNDPDEYEERVLKRLASQPASTTPIIEWIDGGRLLRTMMPIYYSEDCLTCHGNPKGILDISGYPREGAQVGELAGAISIQIPADHR; from the coding sequence ATGATCGTTCTCTCGAAAGCATGTCTCTCTCTCGGCCTGGTTTTCGCGCTCATGTGGTCCCAGAGCGTCTGGGCACAAGCCTCTCAGAGTGACATTGAGCAGACTGCGGAGCTTCTGGCGACATTCCTCAATGCCGGGCGCGTCGTCATCGAGCGGAATCAATCGTTGATCAACGATCCACAGCAAGCCGACAAGGGATTCACACCCGAGGTCTTCGAACAACTAGTCCTCGAGGAGTTTGTCCAGCAGACACGCCTTGATTTGAAACATCCTTCTCCTTCACTCCCTTCCCCGACTAAAGATCTGCTGACCTTGCTGCTCCTTGCAAGCAAAGAGGCGGTCGCCGATGCCCAGCTGGTGATCAACCAACGAGGCATCGGGTATAAAAACTTCATCCCGGCCTCGTTCGGCAGTCAGGCTGCGCGGAAATTCTCAAAGCGCTCGAAAGTGACGATCAAACAGACCACCCTCAACCCGAGGAACTTGAAAAATGATCCGGATGAGTATGAGGAAAGAGTACTGAAGCGGCTTGCAAGCCAGCCGGCCTCGACGACACCGATTATCGAATGGATCGACGGGGGGCGGCTCCTCCGAACCATGATGCCGATCTACTATTCGGAGGATTGCCTCACTTGCCACGGGAATCCCAAAGGGATCCTTGATATTTCCGGCTATCCGAGAGAGGGCGCTCAAGTGGGGGAACTGGCCGGAGCCATCAGTATTCAAATTCCCGCGGACCATCGGTAG
- a CDS encoding transporter substrate-binding domain-containing protein translates to MRLCAINRLLGLLVLTGLSILLEGCGLVYDAVELIHPLTRDELSSICSRARLRVGISVEPFRPFVFPAVYTDEGIRVTGLDVELIREIADAFTSHCGGAAPIVPILHLTRFPDLFIKMNEGQLDLFVSSVSGTVPGARPQGLWFSPPYFHDDGVAAIIQKPEIAERVWQQFRQQNGKPDTLAAVQEGFAGLTVAVQKGRSSHLYAEANLKRIRMVVCDSLPASIETKDLNIDVILTNYSILEYVTKRVWQDWRLLTHIDGTPLVLTHEDLSIVTSDEHRQLQWLLSNLLFRLEESGRLKHMSRRWVEAEYAPTRRATAEGLPLEVTQVPQHYDQGKCIPAGGQ, encoded by the coding sequence ATGCGTCTCTGCGCCATCAACCGATTGCTTGGGTTGCTCGTCCTGACGGGGCTGAGCATTCTTCTGGAAGGATGCGGTCTTGTCTATGATGCCGTTGAGCTCATACACCCGCTGACGCGTGATGAATTGTCGTCGATTTGTTCTCGCGCGCGGCTACGTGTCGGCATTTCCGTCGAGCCGTTTCGCCCGTTTGTCTTCCCCGCCGTATACACCGACGAAGGCATTCGTGTCACGGGTCTGGATGTCGAACTGATTCGGGAAATTGCCGATGCGTTCACTTCGCATTGCGGCGGAGCCGCGCCCATCGTACCGATCCTGCACCTCACTCGCTTTCCCGATCTGTTCATCAAAATGAACGAGGGCCAGCTGGATTTGTTCGTCTCGTCCGTCAGCGGAACCGTTCCCGGCGCAAGACCGCAGGGCTTGTGGTTTTCACCTCCCTATTTTCACGATGATGGTGTCGCAGCCATCATCCAAAAGCCTGAAATAGCGGAACGCGTATGGCAACAATTTCGACAGCAGAACGGAAAGCCGGATACGCTCGCCGCCGTCCAGGAAGGGTTTGCCGGCTTGACGGTCGCCGTCCAGAAGGGACGATCCTCTCACCTATACGCCGAAGCCAATCTCAAACGGATTCGCATGGTCGTCTGCGATTCGCTTCCCGCCTCGATCGAGACGAAGGATCTGAATATCGATGTCATCCTGACCAACTATTCCATCCTCGAATATGTGACGAAACGGGTCTGGCAGGATTGGCGGCTCTTGACGCACATCGACGGGACCCCCTTGGTTCTGACTCATGAAGATCTGTCCATCGTGACGAGCGATGAGCACAGACAGTTACAATGGCTCTTGAGCAATCTGCTGTTTCGCCTGGAAGAGTCAGGTCGACTAAAACACATGAGTCGGAGATGGGTGGAAGCGGAATATGCGCCTACTCGGCGGGCGACGGCAGAGGGACTGCCTCTGGAGGTCACGCAAGTTCCTCAGCACTATGATCAAGGGAAATGCATTCCTGCGGGGGGACAATGA
- a CDS encoding Crp/Fnr family transcriptional regulator, translating into MSAPSDLFVKNRMLKGLPLSERQLLASSCERVEIHLGDVIDEVGRPIQFLFFPINSALSIINSPDQTHTVEVMVTGNKGCSGASIVLGNDRSPCEVSTQISGVAIRLAASVFATHRSSLPYLEGALTRHNLLIMNLAVVSVGCSQFHSPAQRLARWLKTHWQRTGIDSFPFPSEFLSAQVGVASEIVKDLFTHFESLGLVQQGRNTVAITNQTGLEQRSCHCYTKAKASTEDYLQCLADLTARHRISPETA; encoded by the coding sequence ATGTCGGCTCCTTCTGACCTATTCGTAAAGAATCGCATGCTCAAGGGGCTCCCTCTCTCGGAGCGCCAGCTGCTCGCTTCATCGTGTGAGCGAGTCGAGATACACCTTGGAGACGTCATTGACGAGGTGGGGCGTCCCATTCAGTTTCTGTTCTTCCCGATCAATTCAGCCCTGAGCATCATCAACAGCCCGGACCAGACACACACCGTGGAAGTGATGGTGACCGGAAACAAAGGCTGCAGCGGCGCGTCCATTGTGCTCGGCAATGACCGCTCACCGTGTGAGGTGTCGACTCAAATCAGCGGAGTGGCCATCCGTCTCGCAGCCTCGGTCTTCGCAACCCACCGCTCGAGCCTGCCCTACCTGGAAGGCGCACTCACGCGTCACAATCTCCTGATCATGAATCTCGCCGTGGTGTCGGTAGGGTGTAGCCAGTTCCATTCTCCGGCGCAACGGCTTGCCCGGTGGCTAAAGACACACTGGCAGCGAACGGGTATTGATTCATTTCCGTTCCCGAGTGAGTTTCTTTCCGCCCAAGTGGGGGTGGCGTCCGAAATCGTGAAAGACCTATTCACGCACTTTGAGTCACTCGGTCTCGTGCAGCAGGGGCGCAATACCGTCGCAATTACGAACCAGACGGGGTTGGAACAACGGAGTTGTCACTGTTATACCAAGGCCAAAGCCTCGACCGAGGACTACCTCCAGTGCTTGGCTGATCTGACCGCGAGGCATAGGATCTCACCGGAGACCGCTTAA
- a CDS encoding DUF3015 family protein: protein MKSSQSYWLILGALMFSGCITDATVELTKAPFDATTALTNGTSKAVGELLEPTQKFLSSTTPGTAAINRFTRAREKTELFVGYTYEHLRAETAQGSGEHIASLAVLAGIPSDRHAQFQESMRDSYSTMFSESLTPRESRLRLVNAAWSEGFGRLESDTIKHQETGISDLDLTFVKARKSTPLMTQR from the coding sequence ATGAAGAGTTCCCAATCATATTGGCTAATCTTAGGAGCGTTGATGTTCTCTGGCTGCATCACAGATGCCACGGTGGAACTGACGAAAGCTCCCTTCGATGCAACAACGGCGCTCACGAACGGCACTTCGAAAGCCGTTGGCGAATTGCTGGAGCCGACGCAAAAGTTCCTCTCGAGCACGACTCCGGGAACCGCCGCTATCAACCGCTTCACCCGGGCCAGAGAAAAAACTGAGCTCTTTGTGGGGTACACATACGAGCACTTGCGGGCGGAAACCGCCCAAGGATCCGGTGAACACATCGCTTCTCTCGCTGTCCTCGCGGGAATTCCTTCAGATCGCCACGCTCAATTTCAGGAGAGCATGCGCGATTCCTATTCGACGATGTTCAGCGAATCCTTGACTCCTCGCGAATCGAGACTTCGCCTTGTGAACGCTGCGTGGTCGGAAGGATTCGGCAGGCTGGAATCGGATACCATTAAGCATCAAGAGACCGGTATCAGCGATCTTGACCTAACATTCGTGAAGGCGCGGAAATCGACTCCCCTCATGACCCAGCGATGA
- a CDS encoding response regulator transcription factor, whose amino-acid sequence MLDSASGGTQSSQPVRVLVVENHRLVRQELRNMVNSSGEFTVAGEAENGELACALAQQLQPDVILMDVDMPRMNGIEATRWIKTTLPQVVIIGLSVYPSDAIANDMKAAGASTYLSKETEPQDLYRAIHSALTKSQM is encoded by the coding sequence ATGCTAGATTCGGCCAGCGGAGGGACACAATCATCCCAGCCTGTTCGTGTGCTGGTGGTCGAGAACCATCGTCTAGTCCGCCAGGAGTTGAGGAACATGGTGAATTCTTCTGGCGAGTTCACAGTCGCCGGCGAAGCGGAGAACGGCGAGTTGGCCTGTGCGCTGGCGCAACAATTACAGCCCGATGTCATCCTGATGGATGTGGACATGCCCAGGATGAACGGGATTGAGGCGACACGGTGGATCAAGACGACCCTCCCCCAGGTGGTCATCATTGGGCTCTCGGTCTATCCAAGCGATGCCATCGCCAACGACATGAAAGCCGCAGGAGCTTCTACGTACCTGAGCAAAGAAACTGAACCGCAGGACTTGTATCGGGCCATCCATTCGGCACTCACCAAGTCACAGATGTGA
- a CDS encoding metallopeptidase family protein, whose amino-acid sequence MAGRNHISSDAFAKLVQQAIADLPPPYAKLMESIAVVVEEEPPEDVLRDLEMDDESDLLGLYQGQSLAADSFFRPGGEAPPQISIYRGPILRLCETPEVVVQEVYDTVVHELGHHVGLDDDEMPY is encoded by the coding sequence ATGGCTGGGCGCAACCATATCTCATCCGATGCCTTTGCAAAGCTGGTGCAGCAGGCGATCGCTGACTTGCCGCCTCCCTACGCCAAGCTGATGGAGTCGATTGCCGTGGTCGTCGAAGAGGAGCCGCCGGAAGACGTGTTGCGAGACCTGGAGATGGACGACGAGAGCGATTTGCTGGGCCTTTATCAAGGACAGTCGCTGGCGGCCGATTCTTTCTTTAGGCCCGGTGGTGAAGCCCCGCCGCAGATCTCCATCTATCGCGGACCGATCCTTCGCCTTTGTGAGACCCCGGAGGTTGTGGTGCAGGAAGTCTACGATACGGTTGTCCATGAACTGGGTCATCATGTGGGCCTTGATGATGACGAAATGCCGTATTAA